The Pseudomonas chlororaphis subsp. piscium genome contains the following window.
GTGATGAAGTTGTCGCGGATCAGCGCTTCCTGGGTCTTGGCCATCTGCATCACGCTGACCAGCCCGAGCAGCAGGCCGAGCAGCGCCACGGTGATCAGCGCCGAGATGCTCAGAAACAGTCTCGTGCGCAGTTTCATCGCTAACTTCATGAGGTGCGGCTCACAGGTTGTACTGTTTGCGTTTGCGGTACAGCGTCGAGGCGTCGATGCCGAGCGTCTTGGCCGCCTGGTCGAGGGTATCGCTGGTGGCCAGCACGGCGCCGATATGGGCTTTCTCCAGCTCGTCCAGGCTCAAGGCGGCGCCGATGCGCGGAGTGTTGTTGGTGGGTTGCTCGGCCATTCCCAGGTGGCTGATCTCCACCTTCTCCTGGGGACAGATGATGCTGGCGCGTTCCACCACGTTGCGCAGCTCGCGGATATTGCCCGGCCAGCGATAGTTGAGCAGCGCTTCGCGGGCCTCGTCGCTGAAGCAGCGGGCGGGACGGGCATACTCCTTGACGAAGCGCGCGAGGAAACGGTCGGCCAGGGTCAGGATGTCTTCGCTGCGTTCGCGCAGCGGTGGCAGGTGCAGGGTGATCACGTTCAGGCGGTACAGCAGGTCTTCACGGAAGCGTCCGTCGCGCACCATGTCCTCGAGGTTGAGGTTGGTCGCGGCGAGGATGCGCACGTCGGCGCGGCGGGTCACCGGGTCGCCGATCCGCTCGTATTCCTTGTCCTGGATGAACCGCAGCAACTTGGGTTGCAGGGTCAGAGGGAAGTCGCCGATCTCGTCAAGGAACAGCGTGCCGCCGTCGGCCTGGTTGACTCGACCGAGGGTGCTTTCGCTGGCGCCGGTGAAGGCTCCACGGCTGTGACCGAACAGCTCGCTCTCCATCAGCTCGGCATTCAGCGACGGGCAGTTGATGGTGACGCAGGATTTCCTGGCGCGCTTGCTCCAGCCGTGAATGGCCTGGGCCAGCTCGCCCTTGCCAGTACCGGACTCGCCGAGGATCAGGATGTTGGCGTCGGTGCCGGCGACCTGGCGGGCGGTTTCCAGCACCACTTTCATTGCCGGGCTGTGGGAGTCCAGGCCGTCCTTGGGTTTGCGCACTTCGCCTTCGAGGGCCTCCAGGCGCGCCGAGAGCTGGCGGACTTCCAGTTGCTTGGCGGTCGCCAGGCGCAGCTGATCGGGGCTGCAGGGCTTGACCAGATAGTCGGCGGCGCCAGCCTGGATCGCATCCACCGCGGTGTCGACGGCCGAATGGGCGGTGACTATGACCACCCGCATCCAGGGGGCCTGGATGCGCATCTGGGCCAGTACGTCCAGGCCGTTGTCCTCGCCCAGGCGCAAGTCGAGGAAACACAGGTCGAACACCTGGCGTTGCAGCAAGGCATCGGCCTGGGCGGCGCTATTGGCCGTGGCGACGGTGTAGCCCTCGTCTTCCAGGCAGTAACGGAAGGTACGAAGGATCGCGGACTCATCATCTACCAGAAGAATGCGACCTTGATTTTCCGGTGCTGATTCCATGTCCGAGGCTCCTGAAGTGAGTGATCTTATTTAGTCCCGGAAAAATCGGGCAAGTTGCATGGTTAATTCTGGTCGATTCCCAGGCATGCCGGTTAGTCATCTCCGGGGTTCTTTACTAATCGATTGAAAATATTAGGTTTTCTATCGTTTTTCAGGTCTTGCCCACAGTCCTTTCCCGATTTTTCCACTGTACGCCCTGCATTTTCAGCCGCGTTTTTGTCCTCAAGTACCAGGCCAATCGTGCAATTCGCACGGTATCCAGGGCGGCATCGTGCAGGATGGCGTATGGAGAGCCTCCCTGATTGATATCAACTCATTGTTTTTATTGAGTTTATTTTAATGGTGAAAGCTGGCATGCAGGCTGCAACGGTCTGATCAGGCTCGGCTGAATAAGCCGCAGGCGCAGCGACAAGCGCTTGAGAACAATGACCCGCGTGGGAGGAGCTTCCGGATGAAACGCCAACGTCTCGCCCCATTGTCTGTTTCGCCCCTGCACCTGCAGCAGGGGTTGGTCGCCAGCCTGGCATTGCTGGTGACCTTGATTGGCGGTCAGCAGTTTTCACGCTGGGAGCAGAGCCAGCAGCAAGAGGCTGTGAGGTTGCCGGCTTATCACACCACTCAAACCCACTTCAGTGCAGTCAGCACTCGGTTTGCGGATTCCGCCCCGATGTTTCTGATGGACGTCGACCAGGCCCAGCCTGTCGCCGACACGGCTTATCAGGAACGCTGGGTGTTCTAGGCAGGACAGCCGGCGCGCAACTGGGCGGGCCGGCCAGGCAGTACCTCTAAATAGAAGCGTAAGGAGAATGACCATGTTGAGCTGGGCAATCACATTCCTGATCATTGCCATCATCGCCGCGGTACTGGGCTTCGGTGGTATCGCGGGCACCGCCACGGGTATCGCCAAGATTCTCTTTGTCGTTTTCCTGGTGATGTTCATTGCTTCCTTCTTCTTTGGCCGTCGTGGTCGAGGTTGAACATGAGCCTTTCTTTAAAAGCATTGGCCACCGCCCTGCTGCTGGGCGGCACGGCCACGGCGATGGCGGCCAACGACGGTCAGGCCCGGGTCAACGAGTTGTTGAACAGTGACCCGCAATACCGCGATACCTGGCAGGAAGTCGTCGAAAAGGAAGAGCGCCTGCCGGAATGGGTGATGAACCTGTCCGGTGATGCGCAGCAGATGAATGCGCTGGAAGAAGACGGCGACAAGTACCTGGTCGGTCCGCTTTGCGAAACCCGCGATACCTGCCGCAACCAGCGCCTGATCGTGGCGTTCAGTTTCGACAAGAAAAACGCCTACGCCATGCTGGTCGAAGTGCCGGCGGGCCTGCCCGCGGACAAGTCGCCGACCCGCCATGCCGAATACCGCTTTCTCGGCAAGCCGGACGCTGGCATGCAGGGCTTGCTCAAGGAACAGCTGAAAAAGGATCCGAACTGGTACTGAGTACGCGGTTCGAAGGTCCGATCATAGGAAGGAAGCGCCCACCGGGCCTTGCTTTCTGTTGCACCGCCCCGAGGAGGGGCAGCGCATGACCAGGGGGCCGGGACGTTCTGATCGAAACCGGATCGGCGTGACCCAGGGGTACAGGGAGTGCCTCCGCGAGGGCCGGGTCAGGAAAAACTGCGGTGCAAGCTCGCAAGCCGCCGAGGCTTGACGACTTGCGCCGTGTTTGAATGCCACAAACCTTTGTGGCAGAGCGCTGGCCTGCTTTTTCCGGTGGGGATTCGCGGCAAACATTCCCAGATGTGCGGCCTAACCGTTTCACGGTGTTTCTTTGCGACCGTACATCGAGAAACTTTTGGTTTTTTCCAGATGATATTTCTGGTTCTAACGTAAGAACTTTCCCTTCTTTCAAAGGTCATTCCCAACCCACCCAAAAGCGCTGAATGCCGCCTGAAATGGCCGTTTCACGGTAGGTGGCCAGGCCGAAATGTCGCATTCGAACCGGTTGGGACGCCCGTTTCGTTTAGAAAAACTCATGCCGATTCGGCATAGGGTAGGCGTTTACGGCATTAGACGTGCTCCCCTTGCGTCGGAATAGTTGCGCCTTTTTTCGCCTGCAGAGAGCCGTAAATGCTCGCTCGGGGTGACCTTATACGGGGGCCGATGCACAGACTTTTCCGCCATTGAGCGTTCCAGTTCGCGCATCAGCCCGAGTCCAACTGAAGTAAGGGTAATGATATGAAGAAGGCAAAACTAAGCCTCGCCTGGCAGATCCTCATCGGTCTGGTGCTGGGGATTGCAATTGGTGCGCTGCTCAACCATTTCAGTGCCGAAAAAGCCTGGTGGATCAGCAACGTCCTGCAACCTGCGGGCGATATCTTTATCCGCTTGATCAAGATGATCGTGATCCCGATCGTGATCTCCTCGCTGATCGTCGGTATCGCCGGCGTGGGCGACGCGAAGAAACTCGGGCGTATCGGCCTGAAGACCATCATCTACTTCGAAATCGTCACCACCATCGCCATCCTGGTCGGTCTGGTGCTGGCCAACGTGTTCCACCCGGGCGCCGGCATCGACATGAGCACCCTGGGTACCGTGGATATTTCCAAGTACCAGGCGACCGCCGCCGAGGTACAGCATGAACACGCGTTCATCGAAACCATCCTCAACCTGATCCCATCGAACATCTTCGCGGCCATGGCCCGCGGCGAGATGCTGCCGATCATCTTCTTCTCGGTGCTGTTCGGCCTCGGTCTGTCGAGCCTGCAGGCCGACCTGCGCGAGCCGCTGGTGAAGATGTTCCAGGGCGTCTCGGAAAGCATGTTCAAAGTCACCCACATGATCATGAACTACGCCCCGATCGGCGTATTCGCCCTGATCGCGGTGACCGTGGCCAACTTCGGTTTCGCCTCCCTGCTGCCGCTGGCCAAGCTGGTGATCCTGGTTTACGTGGCGATCGCCTTCTTCGCCTTCGTGGTCCTGGGCCTGATCGCTCGCCTGTTCGGCTTCTCGGTGATCAAGCTGATGCGCATCTTCAAGGATGAGCTGGTGCTGGCCTACTCCACCGCCAGTTCGGAAACCGTGCTGCCGCGCGTGATCGAGAAGATGGAAGCCTACGGCGCGCCGAAAGCCATCTGCAGTTTCGTGGTGCCAACCGGTTACTCGTTCAACCTCGACGGCTCGACCCTGTACCAGAGCATCGCGGCGATCTTCATCGCCCAGCTGTACGGCATCGACCTGTCGATCAGCCAGCAACTGCTGCTGGTCCTGACCCTGATGGTCACCTCCAAAGGCATCGCCGGCGTTCCGGGCGTGTCCTTCGTGGTCCTGCTGGCGACCCTGGGCAGCGTGGGCATTCCGCTGGAAGGCCTGGCCTTCATCGCCGGTGTCGACCGCATCATGGACATGGCCCGTACCGCCCTGAACGTGATCGGCAACGCCCTGGCGGTACTGGTCATCGCTCGTTGGGAAGGCATGTACGACGACGCCAAGGGCCAGCGCTACTGGAACTCCCTGCCGCACTGGCGCAGCAAGGAGCCGCTGCCGGCCGGTGAAGTCACCAAGGGCTGACAGCTGTAGCCGTCATCATCGACAAACCCCGGTCAATCCGGGGTTTGTCGTTTCTGTCCGCCCCGCTATCATTCGCCGCATCTTCTGGGGGAATAACTGATGCTCAATGGCCTGTGGCTTGGCTTCTTCATCGTGGCGGCCGTTTCAGCGCTGACGCAGTGGCTGGTCGGCGGTAACGCCGGGATCTTCTCGGCGATGGTGGAAAGCATCTTCGCCATGGCCAAGCTGTCGGTGGAAGTGATGGTGCTGCTGTTCGGCACCCTGACCCTGTGGCTGGGCTTTTTGCGGATCGCCGAAAAGGCCGGGATCGTCGACTGGCTGGCCAAGGCCCTGGGCCCGCTGTTCAGCCGCCTGATGCCGGAAGTGCCGCCGGGACACCCAGCCATCGGCCTGATCACCCTGAACTTCGCGGCCAATGGCCTGGGGCTGGACAACGCCGCCACGCCGATCGGCCTCAAGGCCATGCGCGCCCTGCAGGATCTCAACCCAAGCGCGACCACGGCGAGCAACGCGCAGATCCTGTTCCTGGTGCTGAACGCCTCGTCCCTGACCCTGCTGCCGGTGACCATCTTCATGTATCGCGCCCAGCAAGGCGCCCCCGATCCGACCCTGGTGTTCCTGCCGATCCTGCTGGCCACCAGCGCCTCGACCCTGGTCGGCCTGCTGTCGGTCGCGGTGGTGCAGCGTCTGCGCCTGTGGGACCCGGTGGTGCTGGCCTATCTGGTCCCCGGTGCCCTGGTCCTGGGCGGCTTCATGGCCTTGCTGGCCACGCTGTCGGCCACCGCGCTGGCGTCGCTGTCGTCGATCCTGGGCAACCTGACCCTGTTTGGCCTGATCATGCTGTTCCTGGTGATTGGCGCGTTACGCAAGGTCAAGGTCTACGAGGCCTTCGTCGAGGGCGCCAAGGAAGGTTTCGACGTCGCCAAGAACCTGCTGCCGTATCTGGTGGCCATGCTCTGCGCGGTGGGTGTGTTGCGCGCCTCCGGGGCCCTGGACTTCGGCCTGGATGGCATCCGGCATCTGGTGGAATGGGCCGGCTGGGACACGCGCTTCGTCGATGCCCTGCCGACGGCCCTGGTCAAACCCTTCTCCGGCAGCGCCGCGCGGGCCATGCTGATCGAAACCATGCAGACCCAAGGCGTGGACAGTTTCCCGGCGTTGGCCGCGGCGACGATCCAGGGCAGTACCGAAACCACCTTCTACGTGCTGGCGGTGTACTTCGGTTCGGTCGGCATCCAGCGCGCGCGCCATGCCGTCGGTTGCGCCTTGCTGGCCGAGCTGGCCGGCGTGGTGGCGGCGATTGCGGTGTGCTACTGGTTCTTCGGTTAAGGCGCGGATCGATTCGCGGCCAGGCTCTGCTCCTGCGAGGACGATAAACATCCCGCAGGAGCGAGGCTGACCCGCGATGAGGCCGTCAGCGTCTGACCAGCTGACTGCCCTGCTTCACCGTCCACTCCACCACCTGCCGGTTCAAGGCATCCCCCGCCTGGCCAAATCCGGCGACCACCGCCGGCACCTTGGTATCGTTCAGCGGCTGGCGCACTTCGAAGCGCTGGCTGGCCAGGATCTTCTGGTCGTAGCCCCGCACCAGGCGCGCATCCAGGCGGATCACCACCGCCACAGCCTTGCCCTGGTATTCGCTCTGGAATGCCTGCAGGTTGCCGCCCAGTTCAAGATCGGTCTGTACATCGCTGTCATCGGTGCCCAGCAGCTGCACCCGACCGTCGGCGAGGAATCCGTCCAGCAGCCGATTGCGCAGCAGCACCGGCGCCGGATCGCTCCAGCGCGCGTCCTTGTAGCTGCTGATCACATCGCCCTGGGGGATCACAGCGATTCTCGCGCTGTTCAAGGCGTCGCTCGCCAGGGGTTTGGTCAGGCGCAGGGACCAGGGCTGTGCGTGGCCCTGAGGCTGGGCTGTGGCGCTCTGGGCCGTGGGCAGGCGATAGATATCCACCGGATCGGCCTGGGGCAGAATCGAGCAGGCGCCACTCAAGGCGAAGCCGGCGGCCAGGGCCAGCCGGCCGAATGGGCGATAGGCACGCTTCATGGCGTGAACTCCTTGTTCTTGTCACTGCCCAGCAGGTAGCCGCTGGGGTTGGCTTCCAGGCGACGCGAAATGGCCCGCAGCGAGCTCAGGGTGTCGCGCAGCTCGCGCACCGCCGGTGCCAGACCGTTGAGGCCCTGGATACCGTTGTTCAGCGAGTCCTGGTTGTCGGTCAGCAGTTTGTTGATGGTGGCGCTGCTCTGTTCCAGCGATTGCATGGCTTGTTCGGCGCTGCCGAACATCTGCTTGCCCTGCTCGTTGAGCAGGCCGTTGGCGTTGCGCATCAGCGCGGTGGTCTGCTCCAGGGTGGCGCTGGCCTGCTTGCCGATGGAGGCCAGCTGCTGCATGGCCTGACGCACGTCGCCGCGCTGTTCGGCGATGGCCCCAGTGGTCTGCTCCAGGTGTTCGAGGGTGTTGCTGATGCGCTCGACGTTGTCTGGCGAGAACATGCCGTTGGCGTTGTGCAGCAGCAGGTTGACGCTGGTCATCAGGTCATCGCTGTTGTTCAGCAGGCGGGCGATCGGCGAAGGCGAAGCGACGATCAGCGGCAGCTTGCCGTCCTTGCCCTGGAGCGGCTGGCTTTGCGGGGTGCCGCCGCTGAGCTGGATGATCGAGGTCCCGGTGATACCGGTCAGGGCCAGCTTGGCCTGGGTGTCTTCCTTGATCGGGGTTTCGCCGCTCAGGCGGACCCGCGCCAGGACCCGGCGCGGGTCCTTCGGGTCGAGGCGCAGGCTGACCACATCGCCGACCTTGATCCCGCTGTACTGCACGGAGCTGCCTTTGGACAGGCCGCTGACGGCCTCGTTGAACACGACCTCGTAGTCCTTGAACTCCGTGTCGACGCTGGACTTGGCCAGCCACAGGCCGAACAGCAAGGCGCCGACCACCACAATCACGGTGAACAGGCCGATCAGTACATGATGGGCTCGGGTTTCCATGTCATACCTCGTTGAGCTGTGTAGCGGCCTGATACGCCGCGCGGCCGCGAGGGCCATGGAAGTACTCGTGAATCCAGGCGTCGTCGGTCTCGGCGACCTGGTCGATGGCATCCGCCACCAGCACCTTTTTCTGCGCCAGCACCGCCACCCGGTCGGTGATGGTGTACAGCGTATCCAGGTCGTGGGTGACCAGGAACACGCTCAGGCCCAGGGCGTCACGCAGGGTCAGGATCAATTGGTCGAAAGCCGCGGCGCCGATCGGGTCGAGGCCGGCGGTGGGTTCGTCGAGAAACAGGATGTCCGGGTCCAGGGCCAGTGCCCGGGCCAGGGCGGCGCGCTTGATCATGCCGCCGGACAACGAGGCCGGGTACTTGTCGGCCGCCGACAGCGGC
Protein-coding sequences here:
- the algB gene encoding sigma-54-dependent response regulator transcription factor AlgB, which codes for MESAPENQGRILLVDDESAILRTFRYCLEDEGYTVATANSAAQADALLQRQVFDLCFLDLRLGEDNGLDVLAQMRIQAPWMRVVIVTAHSAVDTAVDAIQAGAADYLVKPCSPDQLRLATAKQLEVRQLSARLEALEGEVRKPKDGLDSHSPAMKVVLETARQVAGTDANILILGESGTGKGELAQAIHGWSKRARKSCVTINCPSLNAELMESELFGHSRGAFTGASESTLGRVNQADGGTLFLDEIGDFPLTLQPKLLRFIQDKEYERIGDPVTRRADVRILAATNLNLEDMVRDGRFREDLLYRLNVITLHLPPLRERSEDILTLADRFLARFVKEYARPARCFSDEAREALLNYRWPGNIRELRNVVERASIICPQEKVEISHLGMAEQPTNNTPRIGAALSLDELEKAHIGAVLATSDTLDQAAKTLGIDASTLYRKRKQYNL
- a CDS encoding DUF1328 domain-containing protein, whose translation is MLSWAITFLIIAIIAAVLGFGGIAGTATGIAKILFVVFLVMFIASFFFGRRGRG
- a CDS encoding inhibitor of vertebrate lysozyme family protein, encoding MSLSLKALATALLLGGTATAMAANDGQARVNELLNSDPQYRDTWQEVVEKEERLPEWVMNLSGDAQQMNALEEDGDKYLVGPLCETRDTCRNQRLIVAFSFDKKNAYAMLVEVPAGLPADKSPTRHAEYRFLGKPDAGMQGLLKEQLKKDPNWY
- the gltP gene encoding glutamate/aspartate:proton symporter GltP, whose amino-acid sequence is MKKAKLSLAWQILIGLVLGIAIGALLNHFSAEKAWWISNVLQPAGDIFIRLIKMIVIPIVISSLIVGIAGVGDAKKLGRIGLKTIIYFEIVTTIAILVGLVLANVFHPGAGIDMSTLGTVDISKYQATAAEVQHEHAFIETILNLIPSNIFAAMARGEMLPIIFFSVLFGLGLSSLQADLREPLVKMFQGVSESMFKVTHMIMNYAPIGVFALIAVTVANFGFASLLPLAKLVILVYVAIAFFAFVVLGLIARLFGFSVIKLMRIFKDELVLAYSTASSETVLPRVIEKMEAYGAPKAICSFVVPTGYSFNLDGSTLYQSIAAIFIAQLYGIDLSISQQLLLVLTLMVTSKGIAGVPGVSFVVLLATLGSVGIPLEGLAFIAGVDRIMDMARTALNVIGNALAVLVIARWEGMYDDAKGQRYWNSLPHWRSKEPLPAGEVTKG
- a CDS encoding nucleoside recognition domain-containing protein, whose product is MLNGLWLGFFIVAAVSALTQWLVGGNAGIFSAMVESIFAMAKLSVEVMVLLFGTLTLWLGFLRIAEKAGIVDWLAKALGPLFSRLMPEVPPGHPAIGLITLNFAANGLGLDNAATPIGLKAMRALQDLNPSATTASNAQILFLVLNASSLTLLPVTIFMYRAQQGAPDPTLVFLPILLATSASTLVGLLSVAVVQRLRLWDPVVLAYLVPGALVLGGFMALLATLSATALASLSSILGNLTLFGLIMLFLVIGALRKVKVYEAFVEGAKEGFDVAKNLLPYLVAMLCAVGVLRASGALDFGLDGIRHLVEWAGWDTRFVDALPTALVKPFSGSAARAMLIETMQTQGVDSFPALAAATIQGSTETTFYVLAVYFGSVGIQRARHAVGCALLAELAGVVAAIAVCYWFFG
- a CDS encoding ABC-type transport auxiliary lipoprotein family protein, which produces MKRAYRPFGRLALAAGFALSGACSILPQADPVDIYRLPTAQSATAQPQGHAQPWSLRLTKPLASDALNSARIAVIPQGDVISSYKDARWSDPAPVLLRNRLLDGFLADGRVQLLGTDDSDVQTDLELGGNLQAFQSEYQGKAVAVVIRLDARLVRGYDQKILASQRFEVRQPLNDTKVPAVVAGFGQAGDALNRQVVEWTVKQGSQLVRR
- a CDS encoding MlaD family protein, producing the protein METRAHHVLIGLFTVIVVVGALLFGLWLAKSSVDTEFKDYEVVFNEAVSGLSKGSSVQYSGIKVGDVVSLRLDPKDPRRVLARVRLSGETPIKEDTQAKLALTGITGTSIIQLSGGTPQSQPLQGKDGKLPLIVASPSPIARLLNNSDDLMTSVNLLLHNANGMFSPDNVERISNTLEHLEQTTGAIAEQRGDVRQAMQQLASIGKQASATLEQTTALMRNANGLLNEQGKQMFGSAEQAMQSLEQSSATINKLLTDNQDSLNNGIQGLNGLAPAVRELRDTLSSLRAISRRLEANPSGYLLGSDKNKEFTP